The following are from one region of the Penaeus monodon isolate SGIC_2016 chromosome 19, NSTDA_Pmon_1, whole genome shotgun sequence genome:
- the LOC119585264 gene encoding sarcoplasmic calcium-binding protein, alpha-B and -A chains isoform X1, whose protein sequence is MAYSWDNRVKYVVRYMYDIDNNGFLDKNDFECLAVRNTLIEGRGEFSADAYANNQKIMRNLWNEIAELADFNKDGEVTVDEFKQAVQKHCQGKKYGEFPGAFKVFIANQFKAIDVNGDGKVGLDEYRLDCITRSAFAEVKEIDEAYNKLTTEDDRKAGGLTLERYQDLYAQFISNPDESCSACYLFGPLKVVQ, encoded by the exons aCATTGACAACAATGGCTTCTTGGATAAGAACGACTTCGAGTGCCTTGCCGTCAGGAACACCCTGATCGAGGGCCGTGGCGAATTCAGCGCCGATGCCTACGCCAACAACCAGAAGATCATGAGGAACCTCTGGAACGAGATCGCCGAGCTCGCTGACTTCAACAAG GACGGCGAGGTAACTGTCGACGAGTTCAAGCAGGCTGTGCAGAAGCATTGCCAGGGCAAGAAATACGGCGAATTCCCCGGTGCCTTCAAGGTTTTCATTGCCAACCAGTTCAAGGCTATTGACGTTAACG GCGACGGCAAGGTTGGCCTCGATGAGTACAGGCTTGACTGCATTACCAGGTCTGCCTTTGCTGAGGTGAAGGAGATTGATGAAGCTTACAACAAGCTCACCACT GAGGACGACAGGAAGGCCGGCGGACTCACCCTGGAACGCTACCAGGACCTGTACGCTCAGTTCATCTCCAACCCTGATGAGTCTTGCAGCGCCTGCTACCTTTTCGGACCCCTGAAGGTGGTGCAGTAG
- the LOC119585264 gene encoding sarcoplasmic calcium-binding protein, alpha-B and -A chains isoform X2 gives MAYSWDNRVKYVVRYMYDIDNNGFLDKNDFECLAVRNTLIEGRGEFSADAYANNQKIMRNLWNEIAELADFNKNGEVTVDEFRKAVQNVCVGKSFNDFPTCFKVVISNFFKTVDVNGDGKVGLDEYRLDCITRSAFAEVKEIDEAYNKLTTEDDRKAGGLTLERYQDLYAQFISNPDESCSACYLFGPLKVVQ, from the exons aCATTGACAACAATGGCTTCTTGGATAAGAACGACTTCGAGTGCCTTGCCGTCAGGAACACCCTGATCGAGGGCCGTGGCGAATTCAGCGCCGATGCCTACGCCAACAACCAGAAGATCATGAGGAACCTCTGGAACGAGATCGCCGAGCTCGCTGACTTCAACAAG AATGGTGAGGTCACTGTCGACGAATTCAGGAAGGCAGTGCAGAACGTCTGTGTTGGCAAGAGTTTTAATGACTTCCCTACGTGCTTCAAAGTAGTCATTTCAAACTTTTTCAAGACCGTTGACGTGAACG GCGACGGCAAGGTTGGCCTCGATGAGTACAGGCTTGACTGCATTACCAGGTCTGCCTTTGCTGAGGTGAAGGAGATTGATGAAGCTTACAACAAGCTCACCACT GAGGACGACAGGAAGGCCGGCGGACTCACCCTGGAACGCTACCAGGACCTGTACGCTCAGTTCATCTCCAACCCTGATGAGTCTTGCAGCGCCTGCTACCTTTTCGGACCCCTGAAGGTGGTGCAGTAG
- the LOC119585264 gene encoding sarcoplasmic calcium-binding protein, alpha-B and -A chains isoform X3, translated as MAYSWDNRVKYVVRYMYDIDNNGFLDKNDFECLAVRNTLIEGRGEFSADAYANNQKIMRNLWNEIAELADFNKDGEVTVDEFKQAVQKNCSGKVYNTFPTAFKTFIANQFKTIDVNGDGKVGLDEYRLDCITRSAFAEVKEIDEAYNKLTTEDDRKAGGLTLERYQDLYAQFISNPDESCSACYLFGPLKVVQ; from the exons aCATTGACAACAATGGCTTCTTGGATAAGAACGACTTCGAGTGCCTTGCCGTCAGGAACACCCTGATCGAGGGCCGTGGCGAATTCAGCGCCGATGCCTACGCCAACAACCAGAAGATCATGAGGAACCTCTGGAACGAGATCGCCGAGCTCGCTGACTTCAACAAG GACGGCGAGGTGACCGTTGACGAATTCAAGCAGGCAGTGCAGAAGAATTGCAGCGGCAAGGTTTACAATACCTTCCCTACTGCCTTCAAAACATTCATTGCTAACCAGTTTAAGACCATTGATGTGAACG GCGACGGCAAGGTTGGCCTCGATGAGTACAGGCTTGACTGCATTACCAGGTCTGCCTTTGCTGAGGTGAAGGAGATTGATGAAGCTTACAACAAGCTCACCACT GAGGACGACAGGAAGGCCGGCGGACTCACCCTGGAACGCTACCAGGACCTGTACGCTCAGTTCATCTCCAACCCTGATGAGTCTTGCAGCGCCTGCTACCTTTTCGGACCCCTGAAGGTGGTGCAGTAG